From a single Rutidosis leptorrhynchoides isolate AG116_Rl617_1_P2 chromosome 5, CSIRO_AGI_Rlap_v1, whole genome shotgun sequence genomic region:
- the LOC139850011 gene encoding uncharacterized mitochondrial protein AtMg00810-like, with protein MTDLGPLNYFMGISVTRTSSGMFLSQKKYATEIIERADMAGCNPSRTPVDTSTKLTSSGPPVKDPTAYRSLAGALQYLTFTRLDISYAVQQICLFMHDPREPHLAALRHIIRYIQGTLHLGLQLHASSISSLVAYSDADWAGCPTTHRSTSGYCVFLGDNLLSCAVYMSGNPVQHQRTKHIEIDIHFVRDLVTKGHVRVLHVPSRYQYAYIFTKGLPTVLFDEFRTSLSVRTAPASTAVGC; from the exons ATGACGGACCTTGGCCCGCTTAACTACTTTATGGGCATTTCGGTCACTCGCACTTCTTCTGGGATGTTTCTGTCTCAGAAGAAATACGCCACCGAGATTATTGAGCGTGCCGACATGGCTGGGTGTAACCCCAGTCGTACACCCGTAGATACTAGCACCAAACTCACCTCATCTGGTCCTCCTGTAAAGGACCCCACTGCTTACCGTAGTCTTGCCGGAGCTCTGCAGTACCTCACATTTACTCGACTAGATATTTCATATGCCGTTCAGCAGATATGCCTTTTTATGCATGATCCAAGGGAACCTCACTTAGCTGCTCTTCGCCACATCATTCGGTATATTCAGGGTACTCTTCATCTTGGCCTTCAGCTTCACGCTTCGTCCATCAGCTCTTTGGTTGCCTACTCCGATGCTGACTGGGCAGGATGTCCGACTACTCATCGGTCTACCTCCGGCTACTGTGTGTTCCTAGGAGATAATCTGCTCTCTTG TGCTGTCTACATGTCTGGAAACCCGGTTCAACATCAGCGAACCAAACATATTGAGATTGACATTCACTTTGTTCGTGACCTTGTCACCAAAGGTCACGTTCGCGTTCTCCATGTACCCTCTCGCTACCAGTACGCATATATCTTCACCAAAGGTCTACCAACTGTCCTATTTGATGAGTTTCGCACCAGTTTGAGCGTTCGCACAGCTCCCGCTTCAACTGCGGTGGGATGTTAA